DNA sequence from the bacterium genome:
GCCAAAGAATCCAGCGAACGGATGAAACAGCGCATGGCCGAGCGCAACAACATGAACAGCGGTTTTCGCAATCAAACCTCTTCCTCGAGCCAGACGCAGACTCCTTCCGCGCCTCCTCCGGCCGGCGGGCCCAGATAACCGAAGAGAGAACAGAGACAAGCCATGAAAAAAAAGCAGCGTCATTTCTTTTCAGAAATATCCGAGGGCGTTCATATCGCGCTGGCCTCTCTGGCGGCCAATAAAATGCGTGCGATCCTGACCATGCTCGGCATTATCATCGGCGTCGCCGCGGTGATCACCATGGTGGCGCTCGGAACCGGGGCGCAGAAAGCCGTGGCCGACCGGATTCAATCGCTTGGTTCCAACCTCCTCTACATCAATCCGGGATCTTCGCGCTCCGGCCATGTTCATTTCGGTTCCGGCAGCAGCATTCGGATGAAAGAAGAGGATCTCAAAGCGTTGCAGGAAAAATGCACCTATGCCGCTGCAGTGATTCCCGAGTTCAGACGCAACGCCCAGATCCTGTGGAACGGAAAAAACTGGAACTGCGCCATCATCGGCACCCTGCCGGAATATGAGAGCGTCGCCAATACCGCCGCCGTTCAAGGCCGTTATTTTACTCAGGAGGAGGTGGACACCTACCAGCGCGTGGCGGTCATCGGCGCCGACATCATCACCAATTTATTCGGTGAAACGCCGCCGGTGGGTGAAGTCATCCGCATCAACAAGGAAAATTTTGTCGTCATCGGCGTATTGGAACGAAAAGGGCAGTCCGGTTTCCGCAACAACGATGATCAAATCCTCATTCCGATCACCACCGCACAGAAAAGATTGTTCGGCGTCGATTATCTGACCGGCATCACCGTCAAAGTCATCGATGAGCCCTCCACCGAGGCGGCCTTTCTCCAGGTGGAAAAGATACTCCGCAGGCAGCATCGGTTGAGCCGCGACCAGGACAATGATTTCATCATTCGCAATCAATCGGACCTGATCAGCACGTTTCAGGAAACCAACCGCTCCTTTGGTTTTCTGTTGGCCGCCATCGCCGGCGTTTCGCTGATCGTCGGCGGCATCGGCATCATGAACATCATGCTGGTTTCGGTGACCGAACGAACCCGCGAGATCGGCATCCGCAAGGCCATCGGCGCGCGGCGCAGCGATATCCTGCTGCAGTTTCTCGTGGAGTCCATCGCCCTGAGCATCTCGGGCGGAGTGCTCGGCATTCTCTGCGGCATCAGCATCTCCTATGCTCTGTCCGCCTGGGCGCAATGGAACACGATGATTTCCATCTCCTCCATCGTCATGAGTTTTGGATTTGCCACCGCCGTGGGCTTGTTCTTCGGCATCTATCCGGCGCAAAAAGCCGCCGGGTTGGATCCGATCATCGCGCTGCGCTACGAGTAGAGACGCTACCAGCCGCACCGACCAGTTCCCAAGCGCGAAGGGCCTGTCAGCCGATTGCGTCCTCGCGCTTGGAATGGGGCTTTATGGCTCTGAAATCTCTTCGTCTACACCGCCGTTCCATTTCTCCATCTGCAATGGCCATGAAATTCCTGCCGCTATCCTTTCACAGAGCATGTGCCCAAACCAGCAAGACACAAGTTCCCTGAATCTTTTTTTTTCAGCGTCAACCATCGCGGAATAGGAGCTCCACGCTCCGTTTTTTTCACATTACCAAGGTCCAGAGACCGATCAGGCGAATCCAGGGCTAACAGCTGTAGTGATTTACATCATGTATGATGTTTCTCAAACAGGCGGTCAAGCTTGGGACCAAAAAAAATTGCCCCGAGATAAAGCGTGTGTCAAGTATTCTTCTTTTCGTCGCCAACAATCGCGGAGCTGGAGCTCCGCGCTCCGTTTTTACATTACCAAGCTCCAGAGACTGTGTTAAAACCGCTTGATCCCTGCGTGCGACCCAGTTGCTTTTTCCATCCAACGATTGATTGCCATTGTCATGAACGTTGAAAATTCACGCTCCTGTCTGCAGCAGGTGTACCGAGCGCACCAATAAAAAAGGCCGGGCGCTGATAAAGCGTCCGGCCTTCACCAATCAGACAGTATGTCAACTATTGCGCAATGACAACGCCCTGATTGTGCGTGGAACACATATCACCCCAAACAGAGATGCGGGCGACATATTGAACACCGTCCACCATGACAATGGCACGGACGATAGACCATTTGGCCTCTTCAGCGCCCCAGAACAACGTCTCAGCCATACCGTGCGCATCCGTGACCACGGACTTGGGATCCACCTCGCCGGGGCCTTTGCCGACGTTAAAAGAAACCGTGGCGCCCACCACCGGCGTGTGATCGCTTTTCAAAACCACTGCGCGCATAGGCGTTTTGCCCATGGCTTCGAAATCCGGAAGCGCGAAAAAGATAAACTTGACCGGCGGCGGGGTTCCGGCGATGGTAAAGCCGACCTGAGTGCCGCCATCAAGCAAGTCCACACCGGGATCATACATATTGTTGTTGTTGACATCCACGATCATATCATAGTCGCCCGGCCACAGACGCAACGGTTGACGATAACCGGGCCGGCACTCACCGCGCACCATCGTCAAGCCCATGGAGCCGGAGGAAGGATCCAGCACGACCTCCAACGGCGAATGCATGCTGCCGACGGTTTCGATGTGAATCAGGGGATCATCTTTTGCCCAGATCGCCTTGTGCGGTGAAACCACAACGTTGCTGTGACAGAGCGGCAACAGAGAAGCCAGCTCAGCCGGACGCACCAAAGGATTGGCCAGTCCGTACACCGCTTCCATATCGGTAAACGTATTCTTGTAATTGCCGTAGGCGTCGCAAGCGATATCCGTGATGATGTCGGCGCCGCCGACGGGATTTTGTACGATCAGCGTAGCCAGCGAAGGCTCACCGACGACATCCCCTGTGTTGTACTGACCAAAGGGGGCGACATCAGCGATCACATCATACACGCCGACCACCGGAGCGCTCCAAACCTCAGTGACCGCCAGTTCCCCAGCGGCCGAAGCTGTGGCGGTCTCAAACCCGCCGGACACATCGCTGTACAGATCACCCGGGGCATAGGCCATACGGTTTTGCGCCACGAACAGGTGCACCTCAGCGTTTGCGCCGAAATGACCGCCCTTGACAAAAACTTTATCAGGCGCCACCACGCCGTTGCCTTGATAAGTGCCGGCGGCATTGGTCACGAACAGGAAGGGTGCAACAGGCGGCGAGGCGATCACCTTGAATTGAATTTTGAAATTGATCCAGG
Encoded proteins:
- a CDS encoding FtsX-like permease family protein — its product is MKKKQRHFFSEISEGVHIALASLAANKMRAILTMLGIIIGVAAVITMVALGTGAQKAVADRIQSLGSNLLYINPGSSRSGHVHFGSGSSIRMKEEDLKALQEKCTYAAAVIPEFRRNAQILWNGKNWNCAIIGTLPEYESVANTAAVQGRYFTQEEVDTYQRVAVIGADIITNLFGETPPVGEVIRINKENFVVIGVLERKGQSGFRNNDDQILIPITTAQKRLFGVDYLTGITVKVIDEPSTEAAFLQVEKILRRQHRLSRDQDNDFIIRNQSDLISTFQETNRSFGFLLAAIAGVSLIVGGIGIMNIMLVSVTERTREIGIRKAIGARRSDILLQFLVESIALSISGGVLGILCGISISYALSAWAQWNTMISISSIVMSFGFATAVGLFFGIYPAQKAAGLDPIIALRYE